A single genomic interval of Flavihumibacter rivuli harbors:
- the gltX gene encoding glutamate--tRNA ligase, translating into MAKVRVRFAPSPTGGIHLGGVRTVLYNYLFARHHGGDFVLRIEDTDQSRFVAGAEEYIQECLQWCGLVPDESPVHGGEYGPYRQSERKAMYRQYAEKLVAEGKAYYAFDTPEELEEMRNTFKTEEHPSPQYDHRLREKMRNSLTLGADEVNRLISEGVPYVIRIKMPDNETVSFTDMIRGEVSFNTSNVDDKVLLKADGMPTYHLAVVVDDYLMKITHAFRGEEWLPSAPVHLLLWKYLGWENSMPQWAHLPLILKPDGNGKLSKRDGERLGFPVFAMNWTDPRTNEFTQGFRERGFLPEAFVNMLAMLGWNDGSGQELFTIEELVKNFSMERVHKGGAKFDFEKAKWFNHEWIKRSTNERLLPLVKQALVNAGISVKDDSYLLQVIGMVKERCTLVPDFVEQSKFFFQAPEVLDIDSIKPKWNPDKNNFFKELAEKWGAQAEWTAPAIEASFKDLATAHSIKVGELQLPFRIMLVGGKFGPAVFDIAAAIGKEATIARIQHGLSLL; encoded by the coding sequence ATGGCAAAAGTTAGAGTTCGATTCGCACCCAGTCCCACAGGAGGAATCCACCTGGGAGGCGTGCGTACGGTATTGTACAATTATTTGTTTGCCCGCCACCATGGCGGTGATTTTGTATTGAGGATCGAGGACACCGACCAGTCGAGGTTTGTAGCAGGTGCAGAGGAATATATCCAGGAATGCCTGCAGTGGTGCGGACTGGTACCGGATGAAAGTCCTGTACATGGAGGGGAATATGGCCCTTACCGCCAGAGTGAACGCAAGGCCATGTACCGCCAGTATGCCGAAAAATTAGTGGCCGAAGGAAAGGCCTATTATGCGTTTGATACGCCGGAGGAGTTGGAGGAAATGAGGAATACCTTCAAAACTGAAGAACATCCATCACCCCAATACGACCACCGACTGAGGGAGAAAATGCGGAATTCGCTCACCCTCGGTGCAGATGAGGTCAATCGCCTCATCAGCGAAGGCGTACCCTATGTGATCCGCATCAAAATGCCAGATAACGAAACCGTAAGTTTCACCGATATGATCCGCGGGGAAGTCAGTTTCAATACTTCCAATGTAGATGATAAGGTATTGCTGAAAGCAGATGGCATGCCTACCTATCATCTTGCTGTAGTGGTGGATGATTACCTCATGAAGATCACCCATGCATTCAGGGGTGAAGAATGGTTGCCCAGTGCGCCCGTTCACCTGCTGTTGTGGAAATACCTGGGCTGGGAAAATTCCATGCCCCAATGGGCGCACCTGCCGCTCATCCTGAAACCTGATGGCAATGGAAAATTGAGCAAGCGCGATGGGGAAAGGTTAGGCTTCCCGGTATTTGCCATGAACTGGACAGATCCGCGCACCAATGAGTTTACACAGGGCTTCAGGGAAAGGGGATTCCTGCCCGAAGCATTCGTGAATATGCTGGCCATGCTGGGTTGGAATGATGGAAGCGGACAGGAACTGTTCACCATTGAAGAACTGGTGAAGAATTTCTCCATGGAAAGGGTCCATAAAGGCGGCGCCAAATTTGACTTCGAAAAGGCAAAATGGTTCAATCATGAATGGATCAAGCGTTCCACCAATGAAAGGCTGCTGCCCCTGGTTAAACAGGCACTGGTCAATGCAGGTATTTCGGTTAAGGATGACAGCTACCTGCTTCAGGTGATTGGTATGGTGAAGGAACGCTGCACCCTTGTCCCTGATTTTGTAGAACAATCCAAGTTCTTCTTCCAGGCACCAGAAGTGCTGGATATTGACAGCATCAAGCCGAAGTGGAACCCTGACAAAAATAATTTCTTCAAGGAGTTGGCAGAGAAATGGGGAGCGCAGGCAGAATGGACTGCCCCGGCCATTGAAGCCAGTTTCAAGGACCTTGCCACTGCACACAGCATCAAGGTGGGTGAATTGCAATTGCCTTTCCGCATCATGCTGGTAGGAGGCAAATTTGGCCCGGCCGTATTTGATATCGCCGCTGCCATTGGCAAGGAAGCGACCATTGCCAGGATCCAACATGGACTTTCACTGCTCTAG
- a CDS encoding cobalamin B12-binding domain-containing protein, translating to MNTINRPIRVLVAKVGLDGHDRGAKVIATALRDAGMEVIYTGLRQTPEMVVNAALQEDVDAIGISILSGAHMTVFPKVIQLMKEKGMDDVLLTGGGIIPEDDMQALHDLGVGKLFAPGTATGEITEYITGWVKEHRSF from the coding sequence ATGAATACCATCAATCGTCCCATCAGGGTTTTAGTAGCCAAGGTTGGCCTCGATGGCCACGACCGTGGCGCCAAGGTAATTGCCACTGCATTGCGTGATGCAGGAATGGAAGTGATCTACACCGGTCTTCGCCAGACCCCCGAGATGGTGGTTAACGCTGCCTTACAGGAAGATGTGGATGCCATTGGGATCAGCATCCTCTCCGGTGCCCACATGACCGTATTCCCCAAGGTCATCCAACTGATGAAGGAAAAAGGAATGGATGATGTTTTACTGACCGGCGGCGGTATCATTCCGGAGGACGATATGCAAGCCTTGCATGATTTGGGTGTGGGCAAATTGTTTGCACCGGGAACAGCCACGGGCGAGATCACGGAATATATCACCGGCTGGGTGAAAGAGCACCGCAGTTTCTAA
- a CDS encoding ARPP-1 family domain-containing protein has translation MRKPLMVFLLLMACIGAMAQFGCDHLVVDAEGGWEFKGLRLVPIRPKGFPGAGSANSFPNLVSFGEALAKGYIKVEERGSAAVENVHYLSVYNNSDKTVYIGGGELLMGGRQDRMVTRDTVLLPGSGRLDLPVMCVEEGRWSNKTKDFIYKGMANQRLRKVLDLTRNQVLIWKDIGRQLGEDSLVTKTFSYLARTGDKAFLQEQQSYLDYFRRQLNASDSNIVGFVAICGDSVIGMDLFANRHLLYTQSDALFHAYIDEAIRINKSPAIKDEVLAKYIESHLCDKQQQEQFLKTNGRKFMLYDKLLHLSFY, from the coding sequence ATGAGGAAACCACTGATGGTCTTTTTGCTTTTAATGGCCTGTATTGGAGCCATGGCGCAGTTTGGCTGCGACCACCTCGTGGTGGATGCTGAAGGTGGCTGGGAATTCAAAGGCCTTAGACTGGTCCCTATTCGCCCCAAAGGTTTCCCCGGTGCAGGTTCTGCCAATAGTTTCCCCAATCTGGTCTCCTTCGGGGAGGCCCTTGCAAAAGGATATATCAAAGTGGAAGAGCGGGGTTCTGCAGCCGTGGAGAACGTCCACTACCTTTCCGTTTACAACAACTCAGATAAGACCGTTTACATAGGTGGGGGCGAATTATTGATGGGGGGCAGGCAGGACAGGATGGTGACCCGTGACACGGTTTTATTACCCGGATCCGGTCGGCTCGACCTGCCGGTGATGTGTGTGGAAGAAGGCCGCTGGAGCAACAAGACCAAGGACTTTATTTATAAGGGGATGGCCAACCAGCGCCTGCGTAAGGTGCTTGACCTGACCAGGAACCAGGTGCTGATCTGGAAGGATATTGGCAGGCAACTGGGGGAGGATAGCCTGGTGACCAAAACCTTTTCCTACCTGGCCAGGACGGGCGATAAGGCCTTCCTGCAGGAGCAGCAATCCTACCTCGATTATTTCAGGCGGCAGTTGAATGCATCCGACAGCAATATAGTAGGGTTTGTTGCCATTTGTGGCGACAGTGTGATCGGCATGGACCTCTTTGCTAACCGTCATTTGTTATATACCCAGTCCGATGCCTTGTTCCACGCCTATATTGATGAGGCCATCCGGATCAATAAAAGCCCTGCCATAAAAGATGAAGTGTTGGCGAAATATATTGAATCGCACCTTTGCGATAAACAGCAGCAGGAACAGTTCCTGAAAACAAACGGGAGGAAGTTCATGTTGTACGATAAATTGCTTCACCTGAGTTTTTATTAA
- a CDS encoding TatD family hydrolase, giving the protein MTLIDTHCHLYLEEFKPDINEVMSRAGSEGVEAIYLPAIDSSEHRNMFDLEAAWPGKCFAMMGLHPCYVKETVEEELKLVEDWLAKRPFAAVGEIGLDFYWDRTFEAQQYDAFRRQVILAKQYELPIVIHSRNSTQECINIVKEHQDGHLNGIFHCFSGSYESAKEIIKAGFYLGIGGVLTYKNAGLPAVLEKLSLDHLVLETDAPYLTPVPFRGKRNEPSYLKYVVTKLADIYKVSEEEVAERTTANARKIFKKLHP; this is encoded by the coding sequence ATGACCCTGATAGATACCCATTGCCATCTTTACCTGGAAGAGTTCAAACCTGATATTAATGAAGTGATGTCCCGGGCAGGGTCTGAAGGGGTAGAAGCCATCTACCTCCCGGCCATCGACAGTAGTGAACACCGGAATATGTTTGACCTGGAAGCGGCCTGGCCGGGCAAATGTTTTGCCATGATGGGCCTGCACCCCTGCTATGTAAAAGAGACTGTTGAGGAAGAACTGAAGCTGGTGGAAGACTGGCTGGCCAAAAGGCCCTTTGCGGCGGTAGGGGAGATCGGCCTGGATTTTTACTGGGACAGGACCTTCGAGGCCCAGCAATATGATGCCTTCAGGCGGCAGGTGATCCTGGCGAAACAGTATGAGCTGCCCATCGTGATTCATTCGCGGAATTCTACCCAGGAGTGTATCAATATAGTAAAAGAGCACCAGGACGGTCACCTGAACGGGATCTTCCATTGTTTTTCCGGCAGTTACGAGTCGGCTAAGGAGATCATCAAGGCTGGTTTTTACCTGGGCATCGGTGGGGTGCTTACCTATAAGAATGCCGGTTTACCGGCTGTGCTGGAGAAGCTTAGCCTCGACCACCTGGTGTTGGAGACCGATGCGCCCTACCTGACGCCGGTTCCTTTCCGGGGCAAACGTAATGAGCCGTCCTATCTTAAATATGTAGTGACAAAACTGGCCGATATATATAAGGTGAGTGAGGAGGAAGTGGCAGAGCGGACCACGGCCAATGCCCGCAAAATCTTCAAAAAACTTCACCCATGA
- a CDS encoding polysaccharide deacetylase family protein yields MMYWATANRLLRMLYPGLHWKVKTGEKKLYLTFDDGPHPAITSYVLDLLKQYHARASFFCIGKNVVANPDVYARILEDGHAVGNHTMNHRNGWKTDHEDYFDNIRQASAIIDSRMFRPPYGRIRRFQANALKSNGWEIVMWSLLSGDFDITLSPPKCWDLVRKHAGPGSIIVFHDSEKAYDRLAYALPRTLETFSQQGYTFEKLTMDILRKDKE; encoded by the coding sequence ATGATGTATTGGGCCACTGCCAATCGTTTGCTGCGAATGCTCTATCCCGGCCTGCACTGGAAAGTAAAGACGGGGGAGAAGAAGCTATACCTCACTTTCGATGATGGCCCCCATCCTGCCATTACCTCCTATGTGCTTGACCTGTTAAAGCAATACCATGCCAGGGCCAGTTTTTTTTGTATAGGAAAGAATGTTGTTGCTAACCCAGATGTATATGCGCGTATTCTGGAAGATGGGCATGCCGTGGGCAACCATACCATGAATCACCGCAACGGATGGAAGACGGATCATGAAGATTATTTTGACAACATCAGGCAAGCTTCAGCTATTATTGATAGCAGGATGTTTCGCCCTCCTTATGGAAGGATCAGGAGGTTCCAGGCCAATGCATTAAAGTCTAACGGTTGGGAGATCGTCATGTGGTCTTTGTTGAGTGGTGATTTTGACATCACCCTTAGTCCACCGAAATGCTGGGATTTGGTAAGGAAGCATGCGGGGCCGGGAAGTATTATTGTTTTTCATGATAGCGAGAAGGCTTATGACAGATTGGCCTATGCCTTACCGAGGACCCTGGAAACGTTTAGCCAGCAAGGTTATACATTCGAGAAACTTACAATGGATATTTTGCGCAAGGACAAGGAATAA
- a CDS encoding enoyl-CoA hydratase/isomerase family protein produces MYNTIFTSLEDGILTITINRPDKLNALNKDVIDELGKAIAEVYTNREIRAAIITGAGPKSFVAGADISEFLELNGEGGKALAQKGHDLVFNKIENSPKPIVAAINGFALGGGCELAMACHFRLAADHAKFGQPEVNLGLIPGYGGTQRLTQLVGKGKAIELMMTGAMIDANTALQLGLVNHVTAPEDLLPKTREIMKTILGKAPIAIAKVIELTNIAAKSDPTGLQKEVDAFGLLFETEDAKEGAKAFLEKRKPEFKGN; encoded by the coding sequence ATGTACAATACTATATTTACTTCACTGGAGGACGGTATCCTAACGATCACGATCAACCGGCCGGATAAGCTGAATGCACTCAATAAAGATGTAATTGATGAACTGGGTAAGGCCATCGCTGAAGTGTACACTAACCGCGAGATCAGGGCCGCCATCATTACCGGTGCCGGACCTAAAAGTTTTGTAGCCGGGGCTGATATCAGCGAGTTCCTGGAATTGAATGGGGAAGGCGGAAAAGCCCTGGCACAAAAAGGCCACGACCTCGTATTCAATAAGATCGAAAATTCCCCCAAGCCCATCGTTGCAGCGATCAATGGATTTGCCCTTGGCGGGGGCTGCGAACTGGCCATGGCCTGCCATTTCAGGCTGGCAGCAGATCATGCCAAATTCGGCCAGCCAGAAGTGAACCTGGGCCTGATCCCTGGCTATGGTGGCACCCAGCGCCTCACCCAACTGGTAGGCAAGGGCAAGGCCATCGAACTGATGATGACCGGAGCTATGATCGACGCCAATACCGCACTGCAACTGGGACTGGTCAACCATGTTACCGCCCCGGAAGACCTGCTGCCAAAGACCAGGGAGATCATGAAAACCATCCTGGGCAAGGCCCCGATCGCCATTGCCAAGGTCATTGAGTTGACCAATATCGCAGCCAAGTCCGATCCGACAGGACTGCAAAAAGAAGTGGACGCCTTCGGCCTGCTGTTCGAAACCGAAGATGCCAAAGAAGGCGCCAAAGCATTCCTGGAAAAACGCAAGCCTGAATTCAAGGGAAACTGA
- a CDS encoding aldo/keto reductase yields MQYRMFGNTGLKVSEVGFGAWAIGGNAMVGDTPIGWGPADDEVSIAAIRASLDRGINFFDTADFYGLGHSEELLGRELKGRKDVVIATKVGHRDIDGKIVLDYSKEYILQAVEHSLKRLQREVIDYYQLHSARLVHLQDGGCIEAMQLLQSQGKIRYWGLSLNTFEPEPEAAYLLQHGLGSGWQLVFNLINQKAFPLLSMAASGGYGIIARMPLQFGLLTGKFNRNTGFGKDDHRSFRLNREILDNALDILEQRIWPLCEKYQTSKTGLAMSFILSFPEVSTVIPGIRTAAHAVDNTSGFVRLEETDRKMLQELYATQWQPVVEAMKALG; encoded by the coding sequence ATGCAATACCGTATGTTTGGAAACACCGGTTTAAAGGTCAGCGAGGTCGGGTTTGGGGCCTGGGCCATTGGCGGGAATGCCATGGTGGGGGATACGCCCATTGGATGGGGGCCTGCTGATGACGAGGTGTCCATCGCCGCCATCCGGGCATCATTGGATCGCGGCATCAATTTCTTTGATACGGCTGATTTCTATGGCCTGGGACATTCAGAGGAATTGTTGGGAAGGGAGCTGAAGGGCAGGAAGGATGTGGTCATCGCCACCAAGGTGGGCCATCGGGATATTGATGGCAAGATCGTGCTGGATTACTCAAAGGAATACATCCTGCAAGCAGTGGAGCACAGCCTGAAACGTTTACAAAGGGAGGTGATCGATTATTACCAATTGCATTCGGCCCGGCTGGTGCATTTGCAGGACGGTGGCTGTATTGAAGCAATGCAATTATTGCAATCCCAGGGTAAGATCAGGTACTGGGGATTGTCACTGAATACATTTGAACCGGAGCCGGAAGCCGCTTACCTCTTGCAGCATGGATTGGGTAGTGGCTGGCAGCTGGTGTTCAACCTCATTAACCAGAAAGCATTCCCGCTGCTTTCCATGGCTGCTTCGGGAGGCTATGGCATCATTGCCCGGATGCCGCTGCAGTTTGGTTTACTAACGGGAAAGTTTAACCGAAATACTGGCTTTGGTAAGGATGATCACCGCAGTTTCCGCCTGAACAGGGAAATACTGGACAATGCCCTGGATATCCTGGAACAAAGGATCTGGCCACTGTGTGAAAAATACCAGACCAGCAAAACAGGGCTGGCCATGAGTTTTATCCTGAGCTTCCCGGAGGTGAGTACGGTGATCCCGGGTATCCGGACAGCAGCGCATGCGGTGGACAATACCAGTGGGTTTGTGAGGCTGGAAGAAACCGACAGGAAGATGTTACAGGAACTCTACGCCACCCAATGGCAACCTGTAGTGGAAGCCATGAAAGCATTGGGTTGA
- a CDS encoding cupin domain-containing protein: MAYKGKILANQVTGQQIEFIQTSRDTDGDHLEMISTYDKPSLPPVPHYHPYQEEWFIVLEGELTVMVNKATFRLVKGDRIHIPADTPHAMWNAHQGRTRVSWKVSPALDTEYMLEMAAGLANDNKLNDKGMPDKLQLAVMANHFANVYRLTRPSYLLQKALFTLITPLARIKGYKPVYRQYID; encoded by the coding sequence ATGGCGTACAAAGGCAAGATACTGGCCAACCAGGTTACCGGCCAGCAGATCGAATTCATCCAAACCTCACGCGATACCGATGGTGATCACCTGGAGATGATCTCCACCTATGATAAACCCTCCCTTCCCCCGGTTCCCCATTACCATCCCTACCAGGAAGAATGGTTTATCGTGCTGGAAGGTGAATTGACGGTCATGGTCAACAAAGCGACCTTCCGCCTGGTAAAAGGCGACCGCATCCATATTCCCGCCGACACCCCACATGCTATGTGGAATGCCCACCAGGGAAGGACAAGGGTGAGCTGGAAAGTAAGCCCGGCGCTGGATACGGAATACATGCTGGAAATGGCTGCCGGCCTGGCCAATGATAATAAATTGAACGATAAAGGCATGCCCGATAAGTTGCAGCTGGCAGTAATGGCCAACCATTTTGCCAATGTTTACCGGCTCACCAGGCCATCCTACCTGTTGCAGAAAGCACTGTTCACGCTGATCACCCCACTGGCAAGAATCAAGGGGTACAAACCGGTGTACAGGCAATACATTGATTAA
- the fumC gene encoding class II fumarate hydratase — protein MEYRIEKDTMGEVKVPVDAYYGAQTQRSIENFKIAQDTNKMPREIIYAFAYLKKAAAITNFEAGVLPKEKCDMIGRVCDEILEGKLDAYFPLVVWQTGSGTQSNMNVNEVVAYRGHVLNGGQLGDKDKFLHPNDDVNKSQSSNDTFPTAMHIAAYKMLVEVTIPGIEKLRNTLAEKSRQFMHVVKIGRTHFMDATPLTVGQEFSGYVSQLDHGLKAIKNTLAHLSELALGGTAVGTGINTPENYAENVAKHIAALTGLPFVTAENKFEALAAHDAIVEAHGALKTVAVSLMKIANDIRMLSSGPRSGIGELFIPDNEPGSSIMPGKVNPTQCEALTMIAAQVMGNDVAINIGGATGHFELNVFKPLMIYNFLHSARLIGEGCVSFNDKCAVGIEPIEANIRKHVDNSLMLVTSLNTRIGYYKAAEIAQKAHKEGTTLKEMAVKLGYVTPEQFDEWVDPSRMVGKIN, from the coding sequence ATGGAATACAGAATTGAAAAAGACACGATGGGTGAGGTTAAAGTGCCCGTTGATGCTTATTATGGTGCACAGACCCAACGCAGTATCGAGAATTTCAAGATCGCCCAGGATACCAATAAAATGCCCAGGGAAATCATCTATGCCTTTGCCTACCTGAAAAAGGCAGCGGCCATCACCAATTTTGAAGCTGGTGTATTGCCGAAGGAAAAGTGCGACATGATCGGCAGGGTTTGCGATGAGATCCTGGAAGGTAAGCTGGATGCCTATTTCCCATTGGTGGTTTGGCAGACCGGTTCTGGCACCCAGAGCAATATGAATGTGAACGAGGTGGTTGCCTACCGCGGACATGTGCTGAATGGTGGCCAGCTGGGCGACAAGGATAAATTCCTCCATCCCAACGATGATGTGAACAAGTCACAATCTTCGAACGACACTTTCCCTACTGCTATGCACATTGCTGCTTATAAGATGCTGGTAGAAGTTACCATCCCCGGTATTGAAAAGCTGCGCAATACCCTGGCAGAAAAGAGCAGGCAGTTTATGCATGTGGTGAAGATTGGCCGTACCCACTTCATGGATGCGACCCCATTAACAGTAGGCCAGGAATTTAGCGGTTATGTATCACAGTTAGACCATGGCCTGAAGGCAATAAAGAATACCCTCGCCCACCTGTCAGAACTGGCACTTGGTGGAACTGCCGTAGGAACCGGCATCAATACACCGGAGAACTATGCAGAGAATGTTGCGAAGCATATCGCTGCCTTGACCGGCCTGCCTTTCGTTACCGCTGAAAACAAGTTTGAGGCCCTTGCCGCACACGATGCTATTGTTGAAGCCCATGGTGCCTTGAAAACCGTAGCGGTAAGCCTGATGAAGATCGCCAACGATATCCGTATGCTGTCTTCCGGTCCCCGCAGCGGTATTGGTGAATTGTTCATCCCCGATAATGAACCAGGTTCTTCCATCATGCCGGGTAAGGTTAACCCCACCCAGTGTGAGGCCCTGACCATGATCGCTGCCCAGGTGATGGGTAATGATGTGGCCATCAATATTGGTGGAGCCACTGGTCATTTTGAACTCAATGTGTTCAAGCCCTTGATGATCTATAATTTCCTGCACAGTGCCAGGCTGATCGGCGAAGGCTGTGTCAGCTTCAATGATAAATGCGCTGTTGGTATTGAGCCCATCGAAGCCAATATCAGGAAGCACGTGGACAATTCCCTGATGCTGGTGACTTCCCTGAACACCAGGATCGGATATTACAAGGCTGCTGAAATTGCCCAGAAGGCCCATAAGGAAGGCACCACCCTGAAGGAAATGGCAGTTAAGCTGGGTTATGTCACCCCCGAACAATTCGACGAGTGGGTTGACCCTTCCAGGATGGTTGGCAAGATCAATTAA
- a CDS encoding lipoprotein signal peptidase, which produces MGKARNVILLILLILFVDQAIKVWVKTNMPLSYHWDSAHVPVSPYDRGIRPLGENVDWFQIYFVENEGMAWGWKFGGEFGKMALTLFRLAAVVFGVWYIREILRKKQHPGFITCVALIFAGALGNLIDSMFYGLLFEDSTYSTVARFMPGEGYAGFLHGKVVDMFYFPIIQTHYPQWVPFVGGDEFEFFSPVFNLADAAISVGVIAMLIFQKRYFQEESKPGKTVVETNTRVNDDVQVL; this is translated from the coding sequence ATGGGAAAGGCGAGAAACGTCATTTTACTGATTCTTTTGATTTTATTTGTTGACCAGGCCATCAAGGTTTGGGTGAAGACCAATATGCCCCTGAGTTACCATTGGGACAGTGCCCATGTACCGGTATCGCCCTATGACCGGGGCATCAGGCCTTTGGGTGAGAACGTGGACTGGTTCCAGATCTATTTTGTAGAGAATGAAGGCATGGCCTGGGGCTGGAAGTTTGGCGGCGAGTTTGGCAAGATGGCCCTCACGCTTTTCCGTTTGGCAGCCGTGGTCTTTGGCGTATGGTATATCCGCGAGATCCTGCGCAAGAAACAGCACCCTGGCTTTATCACCTGTGTGGCCCTCATCTTTGCCGGGGCGCTGGGTAACCTTATTGATAGCATGTTCTATGGGTTGCTGTTTGAGGACAGCACTTATTCCACCGTTGCCCGATTCATGCCGGGCGAAGGGTATGCAGGGTTCCTGCATGGGAAGGTGGTGGATATGTTCTACTTCCCTATTATCCAGACCCATTATCCGCAATGGGTTCCGTTTGTGGGTGGGGATGAGTTTGAATTCTTCAGCCCGGTATTCAACCTTGCCGATGCGGCCATTTCAGTTGGGGTGATCGCCATGCTCATCTTCCAGAAGCGCTATTTCCAGGAAGAAAGCAAGCCCGGTAAGACGGTGGTGGAAACCAATACCAGGGTGAACGATGATGTTCAGGTACTCTGA
- a CDS encoding asparaginase — protein sequence MTTVRRPKATRILIIYTGGTVGMVMDNESGALKPIGFKEIRDNIPEIVKLGYDFSVHAFNPPMDSSNMHPDVWIELANIIEKNYNDYDGFVILHGSDTMAFTASALSFLLENLDKPVILTGSQLPIGEIRTDAKENIITALEIAAARKGGKAIVPEVCIYFDYQLFRGNRSKKYNAEKFEAFYSMNYPPLAEAGITIKYQRQFILKHPEGKLKVYKKLNSNIAVLKIFPGMTEPMVEAVLNTPDARAVILETFGSGNATTAPWFIDCLRRAIQRGLIIVNITQCDGGAVELGRYETSVQLKELGVLSGHDMTYEATLAKLMFLLGQSLSRKKIVELLETSLRGELTSG from the coding sequence ATGACAACAGTCCGTCGCCCAAAAGCTACCAGGATCCTGATCATTTATACCGGGGGTACGGTAGGGATGGTCATGGACAATGAGAGTGGCGCGCTCAAGCCCATTGGTTTCAAGGAGATCAGGGATAATATCCCCGAGATCGTCAAGTTGGGTTATGATTTCTCGGTACATGCCTTCAATCCCCCGATGGATTCCTCGAACATGCATCCGGATGTATGGATCGAGCTGGCTAACATCATTGAGAAGAACTACAACGACTATGATGGGTTTGTGATCCTGCACGGGTCCGATACCATGGCCTTTACGGCATCGGCCTTAAGTTTCCTGCTGGAGAACCTGGACAAGCCCGTGATCCTTACCGGATCACAGTTGCCAATCGGTGAGATCAGGACCGATGCCAAGGAAAATATCATCACGGCCCTGGAGATAGCCGCTGCCCGCAAGGGGGGCAAGGCGATCGTTCCGGAGGTCTGCATCTATTTCGATTACCAGCTGTTCAGGGGCAACCGCTCCAAGAAGTACAATGCCGAGAAGTTCGAGGCCTTTTACAGCATGAACTATCCGCCCCTGGCCGAGGCGGGGATCACCATCAAATACCAGCGCCAGTTCATCCTGAAGCACCCGGAGGGAAAGCTGAAAGTGTACAAGAAGCTGAACTCGAATATTGCGGTGCTGAAGATCTTCCCGGGCATGACGGAACCTATGGTGGAGGCGGTGCTGAATACCCCTGATGCCAGGGCGGTTATCCTGGAGACCTTTGGGAGCGGTAATGCCACTACGGCGCCCTGGTTCATTGATTGCCTGCGCAGGGCGATCCAGCGGGGATTGATCATTGTGAACATCACCCAATGCGATGGTGGGGCCGTTGAACTGGGGCGTTACGAGACCAGTGTACAACTGAAGGAACTGGGTGTGTTAAGTGGCCACGACATGACCTATGAGGCCACCCTGGCCAAGCTGATGTTCCTGCTGGGCCAGTCGCTGTCCCGGAAAAAGATTGTGGAATTATTGGAAACTTCCTTGCGAGGGGAGTTGACAAGTGGATAA